The following is a genomic window from Chitinophaga caseinilytica.
ATAAGTCAGTATCAAATCATAACGAAAAAGCCGTCCCGCGTATAGCAGGACGGCTTTTTTTATGTGGCCGGGGAAGGGGGAAATTATGCTGACAGTACGGTTATAGTGCGGTTACAGTACGGTATCCCTACTATATCCCTACTGTATCTATACTGTTAGCGGGTAGGTCTAGTCCTGCTATAGGTTTGCAAATGGCCTTGCGGCAGGGCCGCGGTTTACGGACTTTGTGTGTGGGATCGCCAGCATTGCAAAAAGGGCCGTACCTATTGAGATACAGCCCTTTTGAATGCTTTTTCGGTGGAAGGGATTACCCGATTTTCATCATTTTTTTGCGCATTTTCTTGGCTTTTTTCTGGCTGGAGTGCACGAAATTGACAAGTAATGCGATGATGAGGATGAAGAGCCCGAAGAATTCGCGGGTGTCTTCGATCCAGGGGGTGGATGCTTTCATGGTGCCGGCGATATTTTGGGCCTGGTGCTCGGTTGCCCAGCTGAGCACGCCGTCTTTCTCGAAGAAGAGGAAGGTGGCGTAGGCGAGGAAAACGAGGATGCCGAAAAGGTACCAGCCGCGATAATAGCGGCGGGTGGCGGCGAGGCCGCAGAGAACGGCTCCGAACAGGTAAATGGGGATCCAGATGTAGGGGTCCGGATCGTTCCACTGAAGGGCGGCGAACAGCACAAACATTACACAGCAAAACACATTGA
Proteins encoded in this region:
- a CDS encoding transmembrane 220 family protein, producing MMKIFNVFCCVMFVLFAALQWNDPDPYIWIPIYLFGAVLCGLAATRRYYRGWYLFGILVFLAYATFLFFEKDGVLSWATEHQAQNIAGTMKASTPWIEDTREFFGLFILIIALLVNFVHSSQKKAKKMRKKMMKIG